A single window of Senegalia massiliensis DNA harbors:
- the remB gene encoding extracellular matrix regulator RemB → MYVHIGGDYVIPFSEIVSIINVDSMISRDTREFIRVCKEEGFLINIVDQKIKTFIITEEKLKNTKSIKHASKSIVYCTNIKSTTIYKRINKIKEWGNTYGVK, encoded by the coding sequence ATGTATGTTCATATTGGAGGAGACTATGTAATACCTTTCTCAGAAATTGTTAGTATAATTAATGTTGATTCAATGATATCAAGAGATACAAGAGAATTTATTAGAGTGTGTAAAGAAGAAGGATTTCTAATAAATATAGTAGATCAAAAAATAAAAACTTTTATTATAACAGAAGAGAAGTTAAAAAATACTAAAAGTATTAAACATGCAAGTAAAAGTATAGTGTATTGTACAAATATCAAATCAACTACAATTTACAAAAGAATTAATAAAATTAAAGAATGGGGGAACACCTATGGCGTTAAATGA
- the gyrB gene encoding DNA topoisomerase (ATP-hydrolyzing) subunit B encodes MALNEKNRNYGAEQIQVLEGLEPVRKRPGMYIGSTGPKGLHHLVYEIVDNSIDEALAGVCDKIEVSLNKDGSVTVSDNGSGIPVDIHPKTGKSTVETVLTVLHAGGKFDNGAYKVSGGLHGVGVSVVNALSTWLEVNVKRNGNLYHQKFERGIPKTSLEVIDKAKGTGTSVTFMPDKEIFDDINFKYETLEHRLMEMAFLNKGITITIEDKIKDKKKVFHYEGGIKAFVKHLNRNRNAIHNKVIYYEGEKEGSTVEIAIQYTDSYNENIFTFANNINTQEGGTHLSGLKSALTRTVNDYARRNGVLKDKDNNLSGEDIREGITTVLSVKLADPQFEGQTKTKLGNSEMRGIVDGIVSSAVDSFLEENPREAKIIIEKSLRASRAREAARKARDLTRRKNVLESSALPGKLADCSERDASLSEIFIVEGDSAGGSAKQGRDRRTQAILPLKGKIMNVEKARLDKILNFAEIKAMITAFGSGIGEEFDIEKLRYHKIVIMTDADVDGAHIRTLILTFFYRYMKPLIENGFIYIAQPPLYKVKAGKQEFYAYSDKELNKILRQDLKDIKIKPSISRYKGLGEMNPEQLWDTTMDPESRILLQVSIDDAVAADEIFTTLMGDKVQPRREFIEENAKSVQNLDV; translated from the coding sequence ATGGCGTTAAATGAAAAAAATAGAAATTATGGTGCTGAACAGATACAAGTATTAGAAGGTTTAGAACCAGTTAGAAAAAGACCTGGAATGTATATAGGTAGTACAGGACCTAAAGGATTGCATCATCTTGTATATGAAATAGTAGATAATAGTATAGATGAGGCATTAGCTGGAGTATGTGACAAAATAGAAGTTAGCTTAAACAAAGATGGTTCTGTTACAGTAAGTGACAATGGTAGTGGTATACCTGTAGACATTCATCCTAAAACAGGTAAATCAACAGTAGAAACAGTCTTAACAGTTCTCCATGCTGGAGGAAAATTTGATAATGGTGCATATAAAGTATCAGGTGGATTACACGGAGTTGGTGTATCTGTAGTTAATGCATTATCAACATGGCTTGAAGTAAATGTAAAGAGAAATGGTAATTTATATCATCAAAAGTTTGAAAGGGGTATACCAAAGACTTCTTTAGAAGTAATTGATAAAGCAAAAGGAACAGGTACAAGTGTTACATTTATGCCTGATAAAGAAATATTTGATGATATAAATTTTAAATATGAGACACTTGAACATAGATTAATGGAAATGGCCTTTTTAAATAAAGGTATAACCATAACTATAGAAGATAAAATAAAGGATAAAAAGAAAGTATTTCACTATGAAGGCGGAATAAAAGCATTCGTTAAACATTTAAATAGAAATAGAAATGCTATTCATAATAAGGTTATATATTATGAAGGTGAAAAAGAAGGATCTACTGTAGAAATAGCTATTCAATATACTGATAGTTACAATGAAAATATCTTTACCTTTGCAAATAATATAAATACTCAAGAAGGCGGAACACATTTAAGTGGTCTTAAATCAGCACTTACAAGAACTGTAAATGATTATGCTAGAAGAAATGGAGTATTAAAAGATAAAGATAATAATTTAAGTGGTGAAGATATAAGAGAAGGTATAACTACAGTATTATCAGTAAAACTTGCAGACCCTCAATTTGAAGGACAAACAAAAACTAAACTTGGAAATAGTGAAATGAGAGGTATTGTAGATGGTATTGTTAGTAGTGCAGTTGATAGCTTTTTAGAGGAGAATCCTAGAGAAGCTAAAATAATAATAGAGAAGTCACTTAGAGCATCTCGTGCACGTGAAGCTGCAAGAAAAGCAAGAGATTTAACCCGTAGAAAAAATGTATTAGAGAGTTCAGCTTTACCAGGGAAACTAGCTGATTGCTCTGAAAGAGATGCCTCTCTCTCAGAAATATTTATAGTCGAGGGAGATTCAGCGGGAGGATCTGCTAAACAAGGTAGAGACAGAAGGACTCAAGCTATATTACCTCTAAAAGGTAAAATTATGAATGTAGAAAAGGCACGTTTAGATAAAATATTAAATTTTGCTGAAATAAAAGCAATGATAACAGCATTTGGATCAGGAATTGGTGAAGAATTTGATATAGAAAAATTAAGATATCATAAAATAGTTATAATGACAGATGCAGATGTTGATGGTGCTCACATTAGAACATTAATACTTACATTCTTCTATAGATATATGAAACCTTTAATAGAAAATGGATTTATATATATAGCACAACCACCTTTATATAAAGTAAAAGCTGGAAAACAAGAGTTTTATGCTTATTCAGACAAAGAATTAAATAAAATTCTAAGACAAGATCTTAAAGACATAAAAATAAAACCATCAATCTCAAGATATAAAGGTCTTGGTGAGATGAATCCAGAACAGTTATGGGATACTACAATGGATCCTGAAAGTAGAATACTGTTACAAGTAAGTATAGATGATGCAGTTGCAGCAGATGAAATATTTACTACTCTTATGGGAGATAAAGTTCAACCAAGAAGAGAATTCATCGAAGAAAATGCAAAAAGTGTTCAAAATTTAGATGTTTAA